The following proteins come from a genomic window of Micromonospora echinofusca:
- a CDS encoding GTPase activator yields the protein MGERRQEHGEDATPGVPQDAAARETRQAQDAHGGSMAPGLVDDTGHPVADDPTEVAGEDTAGG from the coding sequence ATGGGTGAGCGGCGGCAGGAACACGGCGAGGACGCGACGCCGGGCGTACCGCAGGACGCGGCGGCGCGCGAGACCCGGCAGGCGCAGGACGCGCACGGCGGAAGCATGGCGCCCGGCCTGGTGGACGACACCGGCCATCCGGTGGCGGACGACCCCACCGAGGTCGCCGGGGAGGACACCGCCGGCGGCTGA
- a CDS encoding DUF72 domain-containing protein produces the protein MGVIKVGTSSWADRMLLRSGWYPRAANTPAGRLDFYAGHFPMVEVDTSYYAVPVPETTQGWVDATPEGFTFDVKAFSLFTGHPTPVAALPRDLRPAGGPSRIRRRDLPAAAYDELWDRFRAALDPIAAADRLGAVLLQFPPWLARGAAAERRIAELAERCRPWRVAVELRHGSWFDGTAVLDTLAFLRERDLSFVCVDMPQGHPSSVPPILFATAELAVVRFHGHSTAWETGDKQEKFRYAYGDEELRRWSELLVELAGQAQELHALFNNCCEDQAQRDAARLAELLGVRPAGRGRAERAAAGSSS, from the coding sequence ATGGGTGTGATCAAGGTGGGCACGTCCTCCTGGGCGGACCGGATGCTGCTGCGCTCGGGCTGGTATCCCCGCGCGGCGAACACCCCGGCCGGCCGGCTCGACTTCTACGCCGGGCACTTCCCGATGGTCGAGGTGGACACCTCCTACTACGCGGTCCCCGTGCCGGAGACGACGCAGGGCTGGGTCGACGCCACGCCCGAGGGCTTCACCTTCGACGTCAAGGCATTCAGCCTCTTCACCGGCCACCCCACACCGGTGGCGGCGTTGCCGCGCGACCTGCGTCCGGCCGGCGGCCCGAGTCGAATCCGCCGCCGCGACCTGCCGGCTGCCGCGTACGACGAGCTGTGGGACCGGTTCCGGGCGGCGCTGGACCCGATCGCGGCGGCCGACCGGCTCGGCGCGGTCCTGCTCCAGTTTCCACCGTGGCTGGCCCGGGGAGCCGCCGCCGAGCGGCGCATCGCCGAACTGGCGGAGCGGTGCCGGCCGTGGCGGGTCGCCGTCGAGCTGCGCCACGGGTCCTGGTTCGACGGCACCGCGGTGCTGGACACGCTCGCGTTCCTGCGGGAGCGGGACCTGTCGTTCGTCTGCGTCGACATGCCGCAGGGGCACCCGTCGTCGGTGCCGCCCATCCTCTTCGCCACGGCGGAGCTGGCGGTCGTGCGGTTCCACGGGCACAGCACCGCCTGGGAGACCGGGGACAAGCAGGAGAAGTTCCGCTACGCGTACGGCGACGAGGAGCTGCGCCGCTGGTCGGAGCTGCTGGTCGAGCTGGCCGGGCAGGCGCAGGAGCTGCACGCGCTGTTCAACAACTGCTGCGAGGACCAGGCCCAACGCGACGCCGCCCGGCTCGCCGAGCTGCTGGGCGTGCGGCCGGCGGGTCGTGGTCGGGCGGAGCGGGCCGCAGCCGGCTCCTCCTCCTGA